From one Coffea eugenioides isolate CCC68of chromosome 11, Ceug_1.0, whole genome shotgun sequence genomic stretch:
- the LOC113752050 gene encoding DNA damage-repair/toleration protein DRT100-like gives MRSRKLSNIYLAGCKLRGTLPNFTTPDSLSSLDLSDNYFTEDGLSSIDLHSNQLYGSLSSILSNKTSKFLEVERLDISRNQIGGTIPTSLGLLLKLQWLDLSINTLSGKIPDSLLQIEALRHASFRANRLCGEIPQGRPLNIFPPVTYAHNLCLCGRPLPPCKGKK, from the exons ATGAGAAGCCGGAAACTTTCCAACATTTATTTAGCTGGCTGCAAGCTTCGAGGGACTCTCCCAAATTTCACAACCCCTGATTCATTAAGCTCTTTGGACCTGTCAGATAACTATTTCACTGAAg ATGGACTTTCATCAATTGACCTCCATTCAAACCAACTCTACGGTTCTCTATCAAGTATTCTAAGCAACAAGACAAGCAAGTTTCTGGAG GTTGAACGATTGGACATTTCAAGGAACCAAATAGGAGGCACAATCCCAACCAGTTTAGGATTGTTGCTCAAGTTGCAGTGGTTGGATTTGTCCATCAACACACTTTCCGGGAAAATCCCTGACAGCTTGCTACAGATTGAAGCGCTGAGACACGCAAGCTTCAGGGCCAACAGATTATGCGGTgagatcccacaaggaagaccATTGAACATCTTTCCTCCAGTAACTTATGCCCATAATCTGTGTTTATGTGGCAGGCCCTTGCCACCTTGTAAGGGAAAGAAGTGA